Proteins co-encoded in one Luteolibacter sp. Y139 genomic window:
- a CDS encoding FKBP-type peptidyl-prolyl cis-trans isomerase produces the protein MPAAPADVAAPPADAITSPTGLASKLLQAGSGTEKPGPADTVTVHYSGWTTDGRQFDSSVDRGKTISFPLDGVIAGWTEGLQLMVTGEKRRFWIPGNLAYGENPRAGAPKGMLVFDVELFDIKKAPEPPPVPEDVAAPPADAIKTASGLASKVLSPGNGSRHPKATDRVEVHYSGWTTDGRLFDSSVVRGESIDFPLNGVIPGWTEGVQLMVGGEKRRFWIPANLAYGNNPPPGAPAGMLVFDVELLDIL, from the coding sequence ATGCCCGCCGCTCCTGCCGACGTAGCCGCCCCGCCCGCCGATGCCATCACGAGCCCCACGGGCTTGGCCTCGAAACTCCTCCAAGCCGGCTCCGGCACGGAAAAGCCGGGACCGGCTGACACGGTGACGGTCCACTACTCGGGCTGGACGACGGATGGCCGGCAGTTCGACAGCTCCGTCGACCGCGGTAAAACGATTTCCTTCCCGCTCGATGGCGTGATCGCCGGCTGGACCGAGGGCCTGCAGCTCATGGTGACCGGTGAGAAGCGCCGCTTCTGGATTCCGGGCAACCTTGCCTACGGCGAAAACCCGCGTGCGGGTGCGCCGAAGGGCATGCTGGTGTTCGACGTGGAGCTCTTCGACATCAAGAAGGCTCCCGAGCCGCCGCCGGTCCCGGAAGACGTGGCCGCGCCGCCGGCCGATGCGATCAAGACCGCGAGCGGCCTTGCTTCCAAGGTACTCTCGCCCGGCAATGGCAGCCGCCATCCGAAGGCGACCGACCGGGTGGAAGTGCACTACTCCGGCTGGACCACCGACGGCAGGCTTTTCGATAGCTCGGTCGTCCGCGGTGAATCGATCGACTTTCCGCTCAATGGCGTGATCCCCGGCTGGACCGAAGGCGTGCAGCTCATGGTAGGCGGTGAAAAGCGCCGCTTCTGGATCCCCGCGAACCTCGCCTACGGCAACAATCCGCCTCCCGGAGCTCCTGCCGGCATGCTGGTCTTCGACGTGGAGCTCCTCGATATTCTCTGA
- a CDS encoding DUF3817 domain-containing protein yields MSAPDFRDPIGRIRLVGMVEAVSFLILIGCSVAKRVADMPLGVKVFGPIHGALFMLLLYLIFQAWGDRLLTKRQAVLAGVMSIVPFGPFWMDRRLAETATQSGDSVD; encoded by the coding sequence ATGAGTGCTCCCGATTTTCGCGATCCCATCGGCCGCATCCGTCTCGTGGGGATGGTGGAGGCGGTGTCCTTCCTGATTCTGATTGGGTGCTCGGTGGCGAAGCGCGTCGCCGACATGCCGCTTGGGGTAAAGGTCTTCGGCCCGATTCACGGAGCGCTCTTTATGCTCCTGCTGTATTTGATTTTCCAGGCGTGGGGCGACCGGCTGCTCACCAAACGGCAGGCCGTGCTGGCCGGAGTGATGTCGATCGTGCCTTTTGGTCCGTTTTGGATGGATCGCCGTCTGGCCGAAACTGCGACACAATCGGGGGATTCGGTGGATTGA
- a CDS encoding OmpP1/FadL family transporter, whose amino-acid sequence MKHRIAVFSLALLDSALGAGFQLQERSAAGLGRAFSGEAAIGDDATVIASNPAGIVLLEDEWSFAIGASGIFPDVEVNGTYSPPAPAPPGTVIPAPAGNVSDDAYLPYLYLAKRLNDHLSLGFGAYTTFGLKSDYPLAFPARTVADFSELVSINLNPSLAWRINEQWSVGAGYDALHGDGTLISSFPATQPALDLAGDDWGHGYNLGVLFEATESTRFGLHYRSKIDLELEGRAVSAIPAFNGPATLAVELPASVEFSAVHDFADWSIHGDIMWTDWSAFQQLAPHIAGAPAQPPATQENWKDSWRFAVGTTWRASETWTFRAGVAYDHAPVSDANLTLRIPDADRLWLSAGFSWEFSPCWTLDFGYTHIFADDVFITDGSAATGVFQGKATGSGDVVSLGISAGF is encoded by the coding sequence ATGAAACACCGCATCGCTGTCTTCTCCCTGGCCCTGCTCGATTCCGCTCTTGGCGCTGGGTTCCAGCTTCAAGAGCGCTCCGCCGCCGGCCTCGGCCGGGCCTTCTCCGGTGAAGCGGCGATTGGCGATGACGCCACCGTGATCGCCTCGAACCCAGCGGGCATAGTCTTGTTAGAAGACGAATGGTCCTTCGCCATCGGCGCCAGCGGGATCTTCCCGGATGTGGAGGTCAATGGGACCTACTCCCCGCCAGCGCCCGCGCCACCAGGCACGGTGATTCCTGCCCCCGCGGGCAACGTCTCCGACGACGCCTACCTTCCCTACCTCTATCTCGCCAAGCGCCTCAACGACCACCTCAGCCTTGGCTTCGGCGCCTACACCACCTTCGGGCTCAAGTCCGACTACCCCCTCGCCTTCCCCGCTCGGACGGTCGCCGATTTCAGCGAGCTCGTTTCCATCAATCTCAATCCCTCACTCGCTTGGCGGATCAACGAGCAGTGGTCCGTCGGTGCCGGCTATGACGCACTCCACGGAGACGGTACCCTCATTTCGAGCTTCCCCGCGACCCAGCCTGCACTGGATTTAGCCGGTGACGACTGGGGACACGGCTACAACCTCGGCGTGCTGTTCGAGGCGACGGAAAGCACCCGCTTCGGCCTGCACTACCGCTCGAAGATCGATCTCGAACTGGAAGGCCGCGCCGTCTCCGCGATCCCGGCCTTCAATGGCCCGGCGACCCTCGCCGTCGAACTACCGGCGAGCGTGGAATTCAGCGCAGTTCACGATTTCGCCGACTGGTCCATCCACGGCGACATCATGTGGACCGACTGGAGCGCCTTCCAGCAACTCGCGCCACACATCGCCGGCGCGCCCGCCCAGCCGCCGGCCACCCAGGAGAATTGGAAGGATTCATGGCGCTTCGCCGTCGGCACCACTTGGCGGGCCAGCGAGACATGGACCTTCCGCGCCGGCGTTGCCTACGACCACGCGCCGGTGAGCGATGCGAACCTCACGCTGCGCATCCCGGACGCCGACCGCCTCTGGCTCAGCGCCGGCTTCTCCTGGGAATTCTCGCCCTGCTGGACGCTCGACTTCGGCTACACCCACATTTTCGCGGACGATGTCTTCATCACCGACGGCAGCGCTGCCACGGGCGTCTTCCAAGGCAAGGCCACCGGCAGCGGCGATGTCGTCTCGCTCGGCATTTCGGCAGGGTTCTGA